ACGCCGAAGCCTTCCCACGCCGGCGAGTTGCGCGTGTCGGGGTCGGTGCAGCGAGCTAAAGCCAGACCGCTGGGGGCCGAGCCGGTGCCCTGACCAAAGAAGAGCAGCCCCGTCTCAAGCCAGTTGTCCTTGAACCAGCGCTTGGTCAGGAAGACGCAGATAAAAATCATCAATACAATGATCGCGAGCATATGAATCAAAATGGGAACAAGGAACGACGCGACCATTTTCAGGTTAAGCGTGGCAGTCGCCGCGCAGATGCAGATTTCCAAAGCGACGCCCGAAATGTTGCCGATCGCCTTTTTGTCAGCGTAACCGTCGATACGCAGCTTGCACATCAGAGTCCAGATGATGAGCGCGCCGACGATGCCATAAAGGAACACGGGGATGTTCTTCGCGCCGGGGACGTAGGTTTTCAGTGTCGTAAAGAGCACCGTGCCCAGCCAAATGCTGACAAGTACCAGCGCCAGCTGAAGCGCCAGGCCGTTGAGCGCGTCGCTCGCCACCGTGGCGCTGCCAAGCGATTTCTGCTTTTCAACAGGAATGGGACCGCTAACGACATCAATCTTGCCCGTTGCGCCTTTTTCAAGGCTTGTCGCGTAGCCCTTACGCACGCCCCAGTTGACGATCGTCATGCCGACGACCATAGCGACGATCAGACCGAGTGTGGCCATGATGATGCCAAGGTCGAGCATTCCCCGCTGAGCTTCGCCAAGCGACTCAAACAGCTTTCCGGCAGAAGCCGCAGCGCCGTGGCCGCCCCAGTAGGTATATGCGGCCATCAGGCCCCATCCCTTGGGCATCATCGGCCAGAAAACGCTCAGGGCCATGCCGACGAGTGTGCCGACGAACATCTGCGAAAAGTATGTCAGACCGTCGACGACAACGGAACCGACGAACTGCTTGATGCGGCTTTTTTCAATCTTTGTGCCGAAGATAATACACGTCAGCACGACGGTGATCATTGGCGTGGGCATTCCCGAGAACCCCTTCGGGATCTCCATCCAGCCGAGCACCTGCGGCCCAACAATGAGCGCTACCACGCCGCCGATCAGACCGGCGGGAAGGAACAGCTTCTGCAAAGGTTTCACCAGCTCGCGCAGCGCTAGACCAACCAGTAAAAACAGAGCCAATACCGATAAATCATTAATAACGGCACTCATAAGATTTCCTCCCTTACAGATTTGTTGTTATTACGACATATATTATATTAATGTCGTAACAACTTCAATAATGATAATCGAATGAAATAACTCCGTCAAGGAAGTTTTTTAATGTATACATTATACTTTAATGATGCTCCAGCGCTCATTTTGCGGATAAAGTAAACAGCGTCTGCTGCGCAATGAAGATACGCACGGCAGACGCTGTTCTGCTTTTTTGAAAAAACTTTTATCGTTTCGCGCTCGCTCGCCAGATGTTCTGCTTCCGCGCGGCGGCGATGAGTTCGTCGCGGAAGTCGGGATGGGCGATCGAGATCAGACGCTCGGCACGTTCCCACGCGGAAGCTCCGGCCAGGTTGACGGCGCCGTATTCGGTGACGATGAAGTAAGCCTGGCTTCTGGGGTCGGTGACGATGTCGCCGCAGAAGTGCGGCACGATACGCGACCTGCGCTCGCCGGTTTGGGTCATGAACGACGAGGTCATGCAGATGAAGGCCGCTCCCCCGCTCGACATTGCGGCTCCCGTAAGGTAGTCGAGCTGTCCGCCGGTGCCGCTGATGTGGCGCAGGCCGGCGGACTCGGCGCCTACCTGGCCGTAGAGGTCGGCTGAGATACAGCTGTTGATGGAGATCATCCGGTCGTTGCGGGCGATCACGGCAGGATCGTTGATGAACTCAAGCGGCTCGACGACGACGCCGGGATTGCGGTCGACCCAGTCATACAGCCTCTGCGTGCCGAGGATGATGCCAGCCACGCCTTTGCCGCGCTGAAAACTTTTGCGGCGATTGGTCAGCTTGCCGGCTTCGTACAGGTCGAGGTAGGCGTCGCCGCACAGTTCGGTGTGCATACCGAGGTCTTTCAGGCCGGACTTTGCGATGAGCGAGCCGACGGCGTTCGGCATGCCGCCGATGCCAAGCTGAAGCGTGGCGCCGTCTTGGATATATTTCGCGATGTGAGCGGCAATTCTTTCGTCTTCGACCGTTGGAACGGGAGCGGGCAGTTGCGGCAAAGGGCCGTGCGGCCCTTCGACAACAAAGTCGGCCTCGCTGATGTGGACGCTCTCGCCGAAGCCGCCGTAGACGACGGGCAACGACTCGTTCACTTCGAGGATGACGACGTCGGCCTTTTCAAGGATGGGACGTCCCACGCCGGCGGCGCACGAGAGGTTGAAATATCCGTGCTTGTCCATCGGCGCAACGCTCATCATGGCGACGTTGACGGTCAAAAACTCACGGTAGTACCAGGCGAGGTTGCGGAAGACCATGGGGATGTAGCTGCACAGTCCGCGGTCGCACAACCTGCGCTCGTAACCGGAGCAGTGCCAGCTGTTGTAGGTGAAGTGTTCGCGCGCAGGGTCGCTTTCGGCGGTGCGCAGCGGCCCGAAGATGAGGTTGCCGCGGATCTTCACATCCGTCAGTTCCTCGCGACGAGCGGCAAGGGCGGCGTCGCACAGCGCGGGGAAGCCGACGTTGGTGGTGTAGTCCACCCAGTCGCCGCTTTTGACGATCGACACGGCCTGCTGCGGCGTACGCAGTTTTGCCCGGTACTCGTCGAAAACGTTCATCATGCTTTCGCGGCGGCGAGGTTCAGCCCGGCTTCGAGACAACGCAGGTTATCCTCGAAGAATTTCGGTTTGACGCAGCCTCGAAGCGCCTGCGTCCAGTCGGCTCCGTCCACGCCGATGGCGGAAATCAGCGCGCCCAGCAACACGACGTTCATGCCGCGGGGCATGCCGAGGTCGGAGGCAATCTTCACGGCGTCGATGGCGAGGGTGTCGGCACGCTTTTTCAGCTCGTCGACGATGCCGTCGGGATACTCGCACTCGCCGCTGAGGACGGGCAACGGGGGCATCCGATACGTGTTGACGATGACTTTGCCGCCGGGCTTGAGGAACGGCAGGCAGCGCATCGCCTCCATCGTCTCGAAGGAAACGAGCACGTCGGCTTCGCCCTGGCCGATGAGGGGCGACCAAACCTTTTGACCGTAGCGCACCTGCGTGGTGACGGAACCGCCGCGCTGGCTCATGCCGTGGACTTCGCTCATCTTCACGTCGTAGCCGGCGTCGATGAGGCCGGTGGTGAGCACTTTGCTGGCGAGGATGGTCCCCTGTCCGCCGACGCCGACGAGGATAACGCTTTGGGTATCGGGCCTTTTCATGCTTTTTTCGCTCCTTTCACGATGGCCTGCTGGGGGCAGACCTGCGCGCAGACGGTGCAGCCGACGCACTGCATGGGATCGATGGCGGCCTTTCTCTCGCACGTGTCGAACGAGAGCGCGGGGCAGCCGGTGGACAAGCATTTCTTGCAGCCGATGCACTTTTTTCGGTCGATCGTGCACTGCGCCGGCGTCATGCGGAACTCGCGACGATCCTCGGCGGACAGGCGCTTGAGCACGCACGGCCAGCGCGTGATGAGCACGACGGGGCCTTCGCGCACTTCCGTATAGGCCCAGTCGAGGGCCTTCTTCATCTCGTCGAGGTGGAGCGGGTTGACGGTGCGCACGCGCTCGAGCCCGAGGGCGCGGACGATCGTCCCGACGTCCATGATGGTGGCCGGCTCGCCCTTGAGCGTGTAGCCGGTGCCGGGATTCTCCTGATGCCCGGTCATGCCGGTGATGCGGTTGTCGAGGACGCAGCAGATCAGGTGCGAGTCGTTGTAGATGACTTCCTCCAGCGCGTTGATGCCAGTGTGGAAGAACGTGGAATCGCCCATGCAGGCAACGACGGTCTTGTCCTGGCCGCTGAGGGCGAACGCCTTGCTGAGTCCGTGGCCGACGGAGAACGCGGAACCCATGCAGTTGGCCAGGTCCTTGGCGTTGAGCGGCTCGTTGCCGCTGAGGGCGTAACAACCGATGTCGCCGACGATGACGGTGTCCTTGCGCTTGGCCGCCTCGTAAAAAAAGCCGCGGTGCGGACAGCCGGCGCAGAGCGCGGGCGGACGGGGAACGACGAGCTTGGGATCGCCCTGTACGCCGCGCGCTTCTTCGCCGAGCAGCGCCTTGCGGATAATGTTGGGGTTCAGTTCGTCGATGGCGGGGATCTTCTCCTTGCCGATGCAGTCGATACCGGCCGCCTTGATCTGGTTTTCCATGTACGGGTCGAGCTCCTCGATCACGTACATCGTCTCGACGCGGGCGCGAAACTCGCGGATCAGGTCGATGGGCAGCGGGTTGGTGAGTCCCAGCTTGAGGTACGATACGGCGTCGCCGAACACCTCTTTGGCGTACTGATACGAGACGCCGCTGGTGACGATGCCGACTTTCCTGCTGCCGCTGTACTCGGCGCGGTTGTACTTGCAGTCGTTGGACAGCGCCAGCAGCCTGCGGTCACGCTCGGGCATCTTCAGGCGGTTGCGTTTGGCCGCGATCGGCACGTCGTCGAACTTGGCGCGGTTCTTGACATAGGGGATGGCGGCGAAGGGATACCGTTCCCCCGGCTCGACCAACGACTTTGAGTGGCACACGCGCGTGGTCATGCGGAACATCACCGGCGTGTCGAACCGCTCGCTCAGGTCGAAGGCGTCGCGGAACATGTCCTTGGCCTCCTGCGAGTCGGACGGCTCCAGCATGGGAATCTTGATGAACGGTGCGTAATTGCGGTTGTCCTGCTCGTTCTGCGAACTGTGCATGCCCGGATCGTCGGCGGTGACGAAGACCATGCCGCCCGAGACACCCATGTAGGCGAACGTGAAGATCGGGTCGGCCGCCACGTTCAGTCCCACGTGCTTCATCGCCGCCATCGAACGCACGCCTCCCATCGACGCGCCGATGGCCGCTTCCATGGCCACCTTTTCGTTGGGCGCCCACTCCGCGACGATTTCCTTGTACGTTCCCACGTTCTCCAGGATCTCCGTGCTCGGAGTGCCCGGATACGCCGAAGCGAACGCCACGCCGGCTTCCCATGCCCCGCGCGCGACGGCCTCGTTGCCCGACATCAGCTGCTTTGTCACTTGAATCCCCCCGTTTGTTTTTTGCGAATATATTATTTTTGATGTTATTTGTATTTTATAAAAAAGCTTGAAAAAATGGAAATACTTTTCTATAATGGCGCTATAAGAAAAACAAATAACCACGGCACAAAGGGGGATCGTGGTGACGATCACGCAGATCCTGTACGCGCTGGCGGTGGAACAGCACTTGAACTTCTCGGCGGCATCGCGGGCACTGTTCGTGTCACAGCCGGCGCTGTCGCTTCAGATCAAGGCGCTGGAATCGGAGCTGGGCTGCAGGCTGTTCGAGCGCACCACACGTGGCGTAACGCTGACGGCGAGCGGGCGCGCCTTCTGCGAGGCTGCCCGGCCGCTCGCCGTCGCATGGGCGGACTTCAAATCGCACATCAGCGGGACGACGGTGGCGCGCGTCCTGCGCATCGGCCTTGGGGCGCGCGTGTATTCCAACCGACTGTTCAGAAAGATTGTCGCGTTTCTCGACAACCACCCCGAGATCGAAGTGTCGTTCGTTACCGAAGCAGGCCGCGACTTTTTGAGCGACCTGCGCGAGGGAGCCCTCGACCTGGCGCTCGACCGTTTACCGCCGCCGTCGCTGCTCGACGGTGCGGAACAGTTCGCAAGCTGGACGCTGATCGAGGAGCCGCAGTGCATTTTGCTCCCCCGAAGCGATCCTCGCGCGCAAAAAAATGAATTCCGCTTTTCCGAACTGGAGGATTGCGCCATCATCACCAGTCTGGAAAACACGATAGAAGACCGCACGCTGCACTATCTGTGCAGGAAGCACGGCTTCACGCTCAACCGCCTCTACCGCTCCGACAGCATGAAGACGAACATGGACCTGCTGAGGAGCGGCAAGGGCGTAATCATTGGCCCAAAATCGTTCGCCAGCTATTTCGGCGTGGCGGCTGTGCCTCTGTCGCCGTCGACGACCGCGTCGCTGGATTTTATCTGCCTGAAGAAAAACGCCGACCGGCCGGAAGTTTCGACGCTGCGAAGATATCTGCAGAAGCTGTGCGCGGTCCGATGAGCCCGGGAACGTTTCCGACGCCGGTTCTCGCGGAACATCGGGGCCGGGAAACAAAAAGACGGTGCGGCGCTGCGCGGTTCCCCTGCCGTCGTCACCCCCCAACGCACGAATTGAAGCGGGCAGGACGAGAAATATCCTGCCTCCCGCGCATGAGAAACAAGACCGCAGAGCTTTGGCGAGATTCAATCGTTCTCCGCTGATACCGGCACTGACAAGTATTTCTCCAGACAACAAAAAAATCGCGAAGCCCTCATTTTACAGGCTTCGCGATTTATTTTGATTCATTGATTTTCTCGTTATGGCGGAGGCGTGTGCGAATCGAACACACCAAGGACGATCAGAATCGCCCCTCACGCGGGTTTGAGGCCCGGGGCAGCCACCGGACTGCATCCGCCTCCGCAACGTGGAGTATTTTACTCTATTCTCCCTCTTTAGGCAAGCCGCTTTTTTACAGAATGTCGTTGTTCAGTGATAAAGTCACCCATAACTGTTCCAAGAAAATGTCACTCTGAGATAATACCGTTCATGAAACAGGAGCGAATGACATTGTCACAAAAGGAACTGGATCGTATCAGGATTATCGGAGCGCTTGTCGACGGACGCATGACGAACAGGGAGGCGGCGGAGAAGCTGGGGCTCTGTCAACGGCAAATCATCAGGATCAAAAAGAGGTTCGTCGTTCAAGGGGCGGCGGGGCTTGTTCACGGCAACCGCGGCAGAACGTCTCGGCGCAGGATCGGAGATGAGGTTCGGGAGTCGGTGCTGAAGGCGTATGAGGAGGTCTATTACGATTTCAACTTCTCTCACTTTGCGGAATGCCTGAACGAACGGGAGGGGATCGGGATCAGTCGTTCGAGTGTCGTCCGCATTCTGAAGGACGAGGGGATCAGGAGCAAGAAGAGTGTGCGGCGGCGGCCGAAGCTTCACCGTTCCCGACCGCGGAAGGTGGCCGCGGGGATGTTGTGGCAGACTGACGCCACGTCGTTTGAATGGTTTGGCAGGGGGAACGGGCGTGCGACGCTGCACGCTTATATTGACGATGCGACGGGGATCGTGACTGGCGCCTGTTTCACTGAGAACGAATGTATGGCGGGCTATGTCGCCGCGCTGGGGATGGGGATCGAGGGGTATGGGCTGCCGATGGCGATTTACAGCGACCGGCATACGATTTTCCGCTCTCCAAAGGCACGGGCGCAGGATGATGAGGATCGGATCGAAGGGAATGAAAAAAATGAAGGGAATGGAAGGAATGAAGGGAATGGAAGGGAATGAAGAAAATGAAGGGAATGAGGCGGGGAAGGAGGAGCCGTTAAGTTGTTTCGGACGGGGGCTGAAGGATCTTGGGATCGGGCAGATCTTTGCCTTGACGCCGGAGGCGAAGGGGCGTGTCGAACGTCTTTGGAACACGATGCAGGACAGGCTGCCGGGGAGCTGAGGCTGCTTGGCGTCTCGGATATCACGGCGGCCAACGAGGTTTTGCCCAAGCTCATCGCCAGGCACAATCGGAAGTTTGCCGTCACGCCGGCTGAGGGAGAGGACGTTTATGTGAAGCCGGAAGGAAAAGTCGATTTGGATTTTCTCTTTGCGCGTCGCGAATCTCGCAGGACGGATCACGGCGGCATGATCTCCTACGGAGGTCGTCGGTACGTTCCGGCGGCGGACGATTGCCTCGGGATGGCCAAAACGACGGTTGAGGTGCGTGAAACGTCGACCGGGCGGATCTGGGGTGTTTCCAAGGGCAGACGGATCGAGATGAAGGAGGTTGAAAGTCAAAAACGAGTCAACTCCGATGAGGCATCGGCAAAGAAACGGAAAAGCGGGCTTGTGAAAGCGCACAAGCCCGCTCCGGACCACCCTTGGCGGCATGGCGTCGTCAAAAGGCAGGGATATCATAGCACATGTCGGGATAAACGTACGTTCGCGTAGACGTTGTTATGGCGGCACGATGGGGAGTTCTTTCGAGGTGTCTTGCTGTGATGGGAGTGTGAGGGGGTGACTTTTTCAATGAGCAGTTATGGTGACATTTTTATTGGCTATTGACAGCCGCTTTTTTACAGAACTCCGGACGTTTTTGCGCGGCGGATTTCAAACGGCCCGGCGGCTTACATGCCGCGCAGGCGTTTCAGTTCCTCGTAGGCGCCCTGGATCTGTTCGAATTTCTGCGCCGCCAGGCGCGTGAATTCGGGGTCGTTCAAACCGGCGAACTTGTCGGGATGATATTTGGAGATGAGTTCCCGATAACGCGCGCGGATCTCGTCGTCGCCGGCGCTGCGCGGCAGGCCGAAAACTTCGTAAGGCGAACGCGGAGCGCCGCCCGGCGCGGCGGGATCCGCAAAGCCGCGCCCGCTTTCCCCGCCGCGCGGCCAGTCGCGCCGCGGACCGCCGCCGCTTCCCATGCGGCGGAACAGGTCGGCGAAAAAAGAACGCATCAAAGCCAGAAAGAGCAGCGGCACGATGAGGCGCTGAACGATCTTAAACAGGAATCCCATTTTGCCCTTTCGGCTTAATCCGCCCTGCCCAGCAGCTCGAAGAATTTGCCCACAAGCGTCGAAATGCGCGCGGCGGCGCGCCCCATCTCGGAGAGCACCTCTTCTTCCGACAGCCTGACGGGACGCATGCCCGCCGCCAGGTTGGCGACGCAGGAGACGCCGCAGACTTCCATGCCCATGTGGTTGGCGACGATCACCTCATGCACGGTGGACATGCCGACGAGGTCGGCGCCCATGGCGCGGGCCATGCGGATCTCGGCCGGCGTCTCGTACGAAGGGCCGGCCAGGCCGATGTAGACGCCGCGGCGCGTCAGCAGCCCCAGCGATTTGGCGGACTCTTCCAGCAGGGCGACGAGGCGGCGGCTGTAAGGCTCGCTCATGTCGGGGAAACGCGCTCCCCACTCGGGATCGTTGGCGCCTCTCAGCGGATTCATGCCGGTCAGGTTGATATGGTCGGTGATCAGGGCGATGTCGCCGTTGGCGTACTCGTAATTGATGCCGCCGGACGCGTTGGTCACGAGCAGCGTTTTGACGCCCCACTGGCCGAAGACGCGGATCGGGAAGGTCGTCTCCTGCGGCGTGTAGCCTTCGTAGCAGTGCAGGCGTCCCTGCATGACCACCACCGGCACGCCCGACAGGACCCCGCAGACGAGGCGCCCGGCGTGCCCCGGCGCGGTCGATGTCTTCCAGTGCGGGATCTCCGCGTAGGGAATGACGACGGGGTCTTTCACGGCTTCGGCCAGCATGCCCAGCCCGGAGCCGAGGATTAGCGCCGCCCGGGGGACGCGGCCCGCTTTCGCTTTGATCGCTTCCAGCGCTTCCGTCACCTGGCGGGCGTATTCTTTCATGTCCATAGGGATTCTTCCTTTCTTGCGCTCGGCGTCCGTCAGGCCCGAGGATGGGCGCGGTCGTACACGTCGCGCAGTTCGAGATCGAAATGCAGATATTTCTCCGTCGTGGCGATGGAGCTGTGCCCCAAAAACTCCTGCAGGGTCCTCAGGTCCATGCCGCGGCGCAGCAGATGCGTGGCGATGGAATGGCGCAGCACGTGAGGAAAGAGGCGCTCCTCGGGAACGGAGGCCATCTTGCCGCGCTTCTGCACGATCCGCCACAGGTCGACCCGGCTCAGCGGCTCCCGACGCGAAGAGAGGAACAGCATCTTCTCCGTCTCGTCGCCGTCGAGAAACTCCTGCCGCTTCTGCAGATAGACCTGAAACTGTCTTTTCAGATCTTCGGCAAAGGGGACCTGCCGTTCTTTGCTCCCCTTGCCGAGGACGATCAGATTCTTGTCGTCGAGATTCAGCGAGCCGACTTTCAGCCCGCACAGCTCGCTGGCGCGGATGCCGCAGTTGGCCAGCGTTTCCAGAGCGGTGCGGTCGCGGCAGTCGTAATAACTGGGACCGTCGCAGGCGTTGAGGATGCGCTGGATCTCCCCCTCGGTGAGGATCTTGGGGAGCTTCTTCGACTTCGCCGGCAGCACCGGGATCCACGTACCCATCGGCAGGTCGCCGTTGAGGACGCGAAACTTCACCCAACTCCTCAGGCCGGCCACGATCAGCTGGATCGAGGAGCTGGCGCGTCCCTGGCTCTTCAGCGCACGGATAAAGCTGGAGAGAGCTTCCTGAGCGACGTCGAGCGGGTCCAGCCCCGCCTCTTCGCAGTAGGCGCGCCAGAGCTCCAGACCGCGGCGATACGTTTCCGCCGTGTTTTTGCTCTGCCCGCGCTCCAGCAAGATATAATCCTCAAAAGCGGCGCGCGACGTTTCGAAGGATACGGGCATACTCGTTCGCCTCCAGATAAAAATAAGGAACGGCTTGCGCCGTTCCCTATCATACCATTTTTTATGGGAAATTACCTGGCGCGGGCAAAGTACCAGGCCAACGCCATCAGCGTCTTCGCGTCCTGCGGTTCGCTCGAATCGAGCAGCGCGCGCGCCTGTTCGTCGTCGAAGCGCAGCAGCGCAATGTCCTCGTCGTCGTCCGGACGGAGAGGATCCCAGGCAAGTTCTTCGGCCAGAAAGACGAACAGCTTTTCGTCGGAAAAGCCCGGCGACGAGTAAATCGCCGGCATCGGCGTCCATTTGGCGGCCCGGTAGCCGGTCTCCTCGCGCAGCTCCCGCTGCGCCGACTGCAGCGGCTCCTCGCCGCGCTCCATCACCCCGGCCGGGATTTCGATGATCTCCGCGTTCAAGGGATAGCGGAACTGGCGCACGAGCAGAAAGCGCCCTTCGCCGTCGCGCGCCAGGACGGCCACGTCGCTGCGGTGCTCGACCACTTCGCGCGTGGCGCGGCGGCCGTTTCGCGACACTTCCACCTGATCGACGCGCAGGTTGAGGATCTTGCCCTCGTAAAGGCGTTTGGAAGAAAGACAGCGTTCCATAGGATGACCTCCCGTCAAAAAATCTCCGCTGATCGGTCAGGCGTCGAGCGTTTCGTCTTTTTCGAGGCGCAGCCCCTTGCCCCAGTCGCCCGCCGCCATCGGCCTTTTTCCTTCCGGCTGGACCGTCAGCAGTTCCAGGGCGCCCTGCGGCGTGCCCAGGAACAGCCGGCCGCCCGCGGCGAAAATTTTTCCCGATCCGGCGTCAGGATGCGGCGCCACACGGGTCTCGAGAATCTTCACGCGCCGGCCGCGGAACGTCACGTACGCGCCCGGCGCCGGGCACAGGCCCCGCACCAGGTCATGGAGTTTTTGCGCGCCGAGCGCGAGATCGAGCCGCGCTTCGCTTTTGTCGATCTTGGCGGCGACCGTCGCCAGCGCCTCGTCCTGGGGCGTCAGCGCGGCCGTCCCGTTCAGCAGCGAGGCGACGTTCTCCGTAAAGAGGCGGGCCCCCGCCACGGCCATGCGTTCCAGCAGCCCGCCAGCGTTCTCCTCGGGACCGATCGGGCAGCGCCCCTGCAGCCACACCGGGCCGGCGTCCATCTTCTCCACCAGGCGGAACAGGGACACCCCCGTCTCCGTCTCGCCGCTCATCAGCGCCCGCTGCACGGGAGCCGCGCCGCGATAGCGCGGCAGCAGCGAAGGATGGATGTTGATGCAGCCGCAGCGCGGCCCGTGCAGCCACGGCTCGCCGACCTTCTGGCCGAAGTCGATCACCAGGATCAGCTCCGGCTTCTCGCTTTCGTAAAGCCGGATCAGATCTGCGTCGCGATTCACCGCGGCCGCATGGCGAAGCGGCAGTCCCAGCTTCAGCGCCGCTTCCTCCACGGGCGTGACTCGCGCCTTCAACCCGCGGCCGGCAACGCTCGGCGGGGCCGTCACGACGAGCTGCGGCCTGCACTCCGGGGCGATTTCCTCCAGGCAGCGGGCCGCAAAGCCGCCCGTCCCGAAAAACCAGATCTTCGCCGTCATTTCCGCTTCATCAGCCGCTTGCGGATCAGTTCCCGCTTCATCGGCGAGAAATGGTCGATCAGCAGCTTGCCTTCCAGATGCTCGATCTCGTGCTGGAACGCGCGGGCGACAAAACCTTTCGCCTCGTGTCGGCGCCTGGCGCCCGTTTCGTCCTGACACTCCACCACGACGCGCTCGGCGCGCTCGACCTCGCCGAAAATGCCGGGGAAGCTCAGGCAGCCCTCCTCGCCCCGCTGCGTCCCCGTCGCCTCCACGATGACGGGATTGACCAGCACGTAGCGTTCGCCTTCAAAGCAGACCACAGCCACTTTTTTGGACACGCCGACCTGCGGCGCGGCGATGCCGACGCCGTCGTCGTCTTTCATGACGATCGTCATCTCGTCCACAAAGACCTTCAGCGCCTCGTCGAAAACGGTCACGGGCCGAGTCGCCCGTCTCAAAACAGGATCGGGAAATTCTACGATTTTCAGCTGCATCGGATCACATGTTCCTCCCACAATATTTTGTTTCTATTCTAGCCGTTTTGCGCTTTTTCTGCACCTGTTTTCGCCGCCCGAAATATTCGCGACGCTTTTTCACGAAGCAGTCATAAAAAAGAGCCATCTCTCGCGAGACGGCTCTTTCTGTACGGTGCGTTACTTTTCTTCGAGGTTGATGCCGCTGAAGAGGTCGCCCAGCGTCACGCCGGTGTCCTCACTGAAGCCGGAGAATTTTTCCGCCTCGGCCTTGCGGCGGGGCTTGGGAGCTCTTTCGCTTCTGGAGATCGAACCTTCATGACGAGGCGCCTTTTCACCCTGAGTCGGAGCATTCTTACCGCGCTCGGCAGC
This sequence is a window from Pyramidobacter sp. YE332. Protein-coding genes within it:
- the def gene encoding peptide deformylase; this translates as MQLKIVEFPDPVLRRATRPVTVFDEALKVFVDEMTIVMKDDDGVGIAAPQVGVSKKVAVVCFEGERYVLVNPVIVEATGTQRGEEGCLSFPGIFGEVERAERVVVECQDETGARRRHEAKGFVARAFQHEIEHLEGKLLIDHFSPMKRELIRKRLMKRK
- a CDS encoding NUDIX hydrolase; this encodes MERCLSSKRLYEGKILNLRVDQVEVSRNGRRATREVVEHRSDVAVLARDGEGRFLLVRQFRYPLNAEIIEIPAGVMERGEEPLQSAQRELREETGYRAAKWTPMPAIYSSPGFSDEKLFVFLAEELAWDPLRPDDDEDIALLRFDDEQARALLDSSEPQDAKTLMALAWYFARAR
- a CDS encoding tyrosine-type recombinase/integrase; the protein is MPVSFETSRAAFEDYILLERGQSKNTAETYRRGLELWRAYCEEAGLDPLDVAQEALSSFIRALKSQGRASSSIQLIVAGLRSWVKFRVLNGDLPMGTWIPVLPAKSKKLPKILTEGEIQRILNACDGPSYYDCRDRTALETLANCGIRASELCGLKVGSLNLDDKNLIVLGKGSKERQVPFAEDLKRQFQVYLQKRQEFLDGDETEKMLFLSSRREPLSRVDLWRIVQKRGKMASVPEERLFPHVLRHSIATHLLRRGMDLRTLQEFLGHSSIATTEKYLHFDLELRDVYDRAHPRA
- the fmt gene encoding methionyl-tRNA formyltransferase, translating into MTAKIWFFGTGGFAARCLEEIAPECRPQLVVTAPPSVAGRGLKARVTPVEEAALKLGLPLRHAAAVNRDADLIRLYESEKPELILVIDFGQKVGEPWLHGPRCGCINIHPSLLPRYRGAAPVQRALMSGETETGVSLFRLVEKMDAGPVWLQGRCPIGPEENAGGLLERMAVAGARLFTENVASLLNGTAALTPQDEALATVAAKIDKSEARLDLALGAQKLHDLVRGLCPAPGAYVTFRGRRVKILETRVAPHPDAGSGKIFAAGGRLFLGTPQGALELLTVQPEGKRPMAAGDWGKGLRLEKDETLDA